The Kiritimatiellia bacterium genome window below encodes:
- the serC gene encoding 3-phosphoserine/phosphohydroxythreonine transaminase, whose product MMARVFNFSAGPAILPEPVLREAQTNLVDYQGAGMSIMEMSHRGKEYEAVHNEAIANLRQLMGLGDEHAVLFQTGGASAQFALVPMNLLGPGQTADYVNAGSWGAKAIKEAKIVGSVNVAADTSKAKPARMPAPGELRLTPGAAYLHITTNETIEGTQMKYVPEIDAPLVADMSSDFLSRPMPFSKFGLIYAGAQKNIGPAGVTVVAIRKDLAERAPATLPAIFRYKTHIAENSLYNTPPCFAIYMVMLVSRWILAQGGLEALARRNAEKAALIYETIDNSGGFYRGTAAIEDRSDMNVTFRLPSEELEEKFVKEASAQGMKGLKGHRSVGGIRASIYNAFPREGVEALVSFMRDFLARNG is encoded by the coding sequence ATCATGGCGCGCGTGTTCAATTTCAGTGCAGGTCCAGCGATCCTGCCAGAACCTGTCCTTCGCGAAGCGCAGACGAACCTGGTCGATTATCAGGGCGCCGGGATGTCCATCATGGAGATGAGCCATCGCGGCAAGGAATATGAGGCGGTCCACAACGAAGCCATCGCCAATCTTCGGCAGCTTATGGGCCTGGGCGATGAACATGCTGTTCTTTTCCAGACCGGCGGCGCTAGCGCGCAATTCGCGCTCGTCCCGATGAACCTGCTCGGTCCCGGTCAAACCGCCGACTACGTGAACGCGGGGTCCTGGGGCGCCAAGGCGATCAAGGAGGCGAAGATTGTCGGCTCTGTCAACGTCGCTGCCGACACCTCAAAGGCAAAGCCCGCCCGAATGCCCGCCCCCGGCGAGCTTCGACTGACCCCTGGCGCCGCCTACCTGCACATCACGACGAATGAGACGATTGAAGGGACCCAGATGAAGTACGTCCCGGAGATCGACGCCCCACTCGTTGCAGACATGTCGTCCGATTTCCTATCCCGCCCGATGCCGTTTTCGAAATTCGGCCTCATTTACGCCGGCGCGCAGAAAAACATCGGTCCGGCCGGCGTGACGGTCGTGGCGATCCGCAAAGATCTCGCCGAGCGCGCGCCGGCCACGCTGCCGGCCATCTTTCGCTACAAGACCCACATCGCGGAAAACTCGCTCTACAACACGCCGCCCTGTTTCGCGATCTACATGGTCATGCTTGTCAGCCGCTGGATTCTGGCACAGGGCGGGCTGGAGGCCCTCGCGAGGCGGAACGCCGAGAAGGCCGCGCTCATTTATGAGACCATCGACAATTCCGGCGGCTTTTACCGCGGCACAGCGGCCATCGAAGACCGCTCGGACATGAATGTCACCTTTCGCCTGCCCAGCGAGGAGCTCGAGGAAAAATTCGTGAAGGAGGCGTCCGCGCAGGGCATGAAAGGACTCAAGGGGCATCGGTCCGTCGGCGGGATTCGCGCGTCGATCTACAATGCCTTCCCGCGGGAGGGCGTCGAGGCACTGGTGTCGTTTATGCGTGATTTTCTCGCGCGGAACGGGTAG
- a CDS encoding HAD family phosphatase: MNQDLIRNVMFDLGVVLVHLEYESARERCLTYCDPRRIGKAADFLRLLGRSPVVDAYERGELTAREFYRYFVEHTGFSGGFETFVEIWRSIFRENEPMIEFGRELSARYPIYFMTNASDLHVPWIFSRFPRLAFFRDVACSCYLRAAKPDPEYYRRALAQFGVGAGESLFIDDRPENIEGARALGFRCVLYQSPEQTIADVRAMLIGA, encoded by the coding sequence ATGAACCAAGATCTGATTCGAAATGTGATGTTCGATTTGGGCGTCGTGCTGGTGCACCTTGAGTACGAATCGGCGCGCGAACGATGCCTTACCTATTGCGATCCGCGTCGCATCGGCAAGGCGGCCGATTTCTTGAGGCTGCTTGGCCGCTCGCCAGTGGTCGATGCCTATGAGCGGGGCGAACTTACGGCGCGCGAATTTTACCGCTATTTCGTCGAGCACACGGGTTTTTCCGGCGGGTTTGAAACGTTTGTGGAGATCTGGCGTAGCATTTTCCGCGAGAACGAGCCGATGATCGAGTTCGGCCGCGAGCTGTCGGCGAGGTATCCGATTTATTTTATGACCAACGCGAGCGACCTGCACGTGCCGTGGATTTTTTCGCGCTTTCCGCGGCTTGCGTTTTTTCGGGACGTCGCCTGTTCCTGCTACCTTCGCGCCGCGAAGCCGGACCCGGAATATTACCGCCGTGCCCTCGCGCAATTCGGCGTGGGCGCCGGGGAAAGCCTATTCATCGACGACCGGCCGGAGAACATCGAGGGGGCGCGCGCGCTAGGGTTCCGATGCGTGCTCTACCAGTCGCCGGAGCAGACGATCGCGGATGTCCGCGCGATGCTCATCGGGGCTTAG
- a CDS encoding MATE family efflux transporter produces MNLQDLTSGPIRSQIRRIAIPAAAGMFFNTLYNLTDTFFAGRISTWAVAGLSISFPLFFGIIAVGAGLGAGATALIANALGRGDRDEARMLAAQALSVGLALSAALSVVGWVAAEPLFSALGAQGEYLRSAVTYIRWIYAGAVFFIGSYAANAGLVAGGDTRALRNVMAIGAAANVVLDPWFIYGGLGVPAMGFVGIAAATLVIQAGGFLYLCRRAAKVGLLGRFSIRHMFPKPPYVRLLLGQGGPAALNHLTIGIGIFVITGVASRFGEAAVAAYGVATRIEQLVLLPALGLTSATLAIAGQCHGAGLVERMAVAWRAALRDGFVAMAAGGAVVWAFAPELMSLFARDAGVVAIGAGYLRIAVFVLWAYVVLFVTVSLLQAVRQPMYALWIGLYRQIAAPLAVYPVLASALGPVGLWLGIAAVTWSAALFTLWWGHRVLRQLIRARDLSSKPR; encoded by the coding sequence ATGAACCTGCAGGACCTGACCTCAGGGCCCATCCGATCCCAAATTCGCCGGATCGCAATTCCAGCGGCCGCTGGGATGTTTTTCAACACGCTGTACAACCTCACGGACACATTTTTTGCTGGGCGCATCTCGACCTGGGCGGTTGCGGGGCTTTCAATCTCCTTCCCCTTGTTTTTCGGCATCATCGCGGTGGGTGCCGGGCTTGGGGCCGGCGCCACGGCTCTCATCGCTAACGCGCTAGGGCGCGGCGACCGCGATGAGGCTCGAATGCTGGCGGCGCAGGCGCTTTCGGTCGGGCTAGCGCTCTCGGCGGCGCTGAGCGTGGTCGGGTGGGTTGCAGCTGAGCCACTCTTCTCCGCGCTTGGGGCGCAGGGAGAATATCTCCGGTCGGCGGTGACCTACATCCGCTGGATCTATGCGGGAGCCGTGTTCTTCATTGGCAGCTATGCGGCCAACGCCGGGCTCGTCGCCGGGGGCGACACGCGCGCCCTCCGCAACGTGATGGCCATCGGCGCGGCGGCGAACGTGGTTCTAGACCCGTGGTTCATATACGGAGGCCTGGGTGTCCCGGCGATGGGTTTTGTGGGGATCGCTGCGGCGACCCTGGTTATCCAGGCGGGCGGTTTTCTTTACTTGTGCCGCCGCGCGGCAAAGGTCGGTCTGCTGGGTAGGTTTTCAATTCGGCATATGTTTCCCAAGCCGCCCTACGTGCGACTGCTGTTGGGGCAAGGTGGACCAGCCGCGTTGAACCATCTGACCATCGGCATTGGGATCTTTGTCATCACCGGCGTGGCCTCGCGGTTTGGCGAAGCCGCCGTGGCGGCATATGGGGTGGCCACTCGGATCGAGCAACTGGTGCTACTGCCCGCGCTAGGGTTGACATCCGCTACGCTTGCGATCGCGGGGCAGTGCCATGGCGCAGGCCTCGTTGAGCGAATGGCCGTGGCATGGCGGGCCGCTCTCCGCGACGGTTTCGTCGCGATGGCGGCCGGGGGCGCGGTCGTCTGGGCATTTGCCCCGGAGTTGATGTCGCTGTTCGCCCGCGACGCGGGTGTGGTTGCGATTGGCGCGGGTTACCTTCGGATCGCCGTGTTCGTGCTCTGGGCGTATGTAGTCTTATTCGTGACCGTCTCGCTGCTGCAGGCGGTGCGTCAGCCGATGTACGCGCTCTGGATTGGACTCTATCGGCAGATCGCCGCGCCGCTCGCGGTGTATCCCGTGCTGGCCTCCGCCCTTGGCCCGGTTGGACTATGGCTCGGCATCGCGGCGGTCACTTGGTCGGCAGCGCTCTTCACGCTGTGGTGGGGGCATCGAGTGCTCCGGCAATTGATCCGCGCACGAGATCTCTCCTCTAAGCCCCGATGA
- the thrC gene encoding threonine synthase produces the protein MPIVHYISTRGQTPPMSFEDAALEGLAPDGGLLVPDRIPDVRDQLSFWAQLSYPDLALEVFRRFADLPQEVLKHLVARAYRTFSSPEVTPVVRVGPLWVLELFHGPTLAFKDVALQFLGAFFDYALEKRNARLNILGATSGDTGSAAIHGVRGQSRVHIFIMHPRGRVSPAQERQMTSVLDPNVFNLAVDGTFDDCQNLMKSIFRDVDFKRRYSLGSINSVNWARIVAQIVYYFYAGLRVIAQTGAPQVAFAVPTGNFGDILAGWYAARMGLPVRRLILATNENDILTRFFNTGEYSLGQVVPTLSPSMDIQVASNFERYLYYRLGEDAEAVRRMMDQFGRTGRLRVEGSDPLFRAGVGGTEEVLETIRRFFGAHGYLLDPHTAVGVSVAEEHLEDGVPVICLATAHPAKFANAIERALGRNVARHPAIDALEGAPTRVYPIANDERAVRAFVAEHAAV, from the coding sequence ATGCCCATCGTGCATTACATCAGCACGCGCGGTCAAACGCCGCCGATGTCGTTTGAGGACGCCGCTTTGGAAGGCCTCGCGCCGGATGGCGGGCTGCTCGTGCCGGACCGGATCCCGGACGTTCGTGACCAGCTATCCTTTTGGGCGCAACTCTCCTATCCGGACCTCGCCCTCGAGGTCTTCAGGCGTTTCGCCGACCTTCCGCAAGAAGTTTTGAAACATCTGGTAGCCAGGGCCTACAGGACGTTTTCCTCGCCCGAGGTGACCCCAGTGGTGCGCGTGGGTCCGCTTTGGGTCCTGGAGCTCTTCCACGGACCCACACTGGCCTTCAAGGATGTCGCGCTGCAATTTCTCGGCGCGTTTTTTGACTATGCGCTGGAAAAGCGGAACGCCCGGCTGAACATCCTCGGCGCCACCAGCGGCGACACGGGCAGCGCGGCCATCCACGGCGTCCGCGGGCAGTCTCGCGTGCACATTTTCATCATGCATCCGCGCGGACGCGTCTCACCTGCCCAGGAAAGGCAGATGACCTCCGTGCTCGACCCAAACGTATTCAACCTTGCGGTCGACGGCACCTTCGATGATTGCCAAAACCTGATGAAGTCCATCTTCCGCGATGTCGACTTCAAGCGCCGCTATTCGCTCGGGTCCATCAATTCCGTCAACTGGGCGCGGATCGTCGCGCAGATCGTGTACTACTTTTACGCCGGGCTGCGCGTCATCGCGCAGACCGGCGCGCCGCAGGTGGCCTTTGCCGTACCGACCGGCAATTTCGGCGACATCCTCGCCGGTTGGTACGCCGCACGCATGGGGCTGCCCGTCCGCCGGCTGATCCTGGCAACCAATGAGAACGACATTCTCACGCGCTTTTTCAACACGGGCGAATACAGCCTCGGGCAGGTTGTTCCGACCTTGAGCCCCTCGATGGACATCCAGGTGGCAAGCAATTTCGAGCGGTATCTGTACTACCGCTTGGGCGAAGACGCGGAAGCCGTCCGACGCATGATGGATCAATTCGGGCGGACGGGCCGTCTGCGCGTCGAAGGCAGCGACCCGCTGTTTCGCGCGGGCGTCGGCGGTACGGAGGAGGTCCTCGAGACGATCCGACGCTTCTTTGGGGCGCACGGCTATCTTCTTGACCCGCACACGGCGGTGGGCGTTTCCGTGGCCGAGGAGCACCTGGAAGACGGCGTGCCTGTCATCTGCCTGGCGACCGCTCATCCAGCCAAATTTGCCAACGCGATCGAGCGGGCGCTCGGCCGGAATGTGGCGCGGCACCCCGCGATCGATGCCCTGGAGGGCGCGCCAACACGGGTGTATCCGATCGCGAACGATGAACGGGCAGTGCGGGCATTTGTTGCCGAGCATGCCGCTGTCTAA
- a CDS encoding YdcF family protein, with protein sequence MNRLFDPLRRALDFTLRMLGALFLLLWVSAALGWPWHVYGWLGRDPGGFEGAPDIIVLMGGGGIPSESGLMRTWQAAREASRFPKARVLVAHPIEAGENEKMLNPVIQELILRGVSERRILREGRGRNTREQALQIRQMFEGSHESLRLLIVTSPEHMRRSILSFRKAGFRHVRGRSVEPVPVMADLTRTSQAGDPLSALDDAVGQSLTIRYRIWDNLGLTVRVSRELAALAYYKLKGWI encoded by the coding sequence ATGAACCGACTATTTGACCCGCTACGTCGTGCCCTTGATTTCACCCTCCGCATGCTAGGAGCTCTCTTCCTGTTGCTGTGGGTCAGCGCGGCGTTGGGCTGGCCGTGGCATGTCTACGGCTGGCTTGGGCGCGATCCGGGCGGATTCGAAGGCGCTCCGGACATCATTGTGCTGATGGGAGGCGGAGGTATCCCTAGTGAGTCCGGGTTGATGCGGACGTGGCAGGCTGCGCGGGAAGCCTCCCGTTTTCCAAAGGCGCGTGTGCTCGTGGCGCACCCGATCGAAGCCGGCGAGAACGAGAAAATGCTCAACCCGGTCATCCAGGAACTGATTCTGCGGGGCGTATCGGAACGGCGGATCCTGCGCGAGGGCCGCGGGCGCAACACGCGCGAACAAGCCCTGCAAATCCGACAAATGTTCGAGGGCTCGCACGAAAGCCTGAGGCTACTGATCGTGACCTCGCCAGAGCACATGCGGCGCAGCATTCTTTCCTTCCGCAAGGCGGGATTCCGTCACGTGCGCGGCCGTTCGGTTGAACCCGTACCGGTGATGGCCGACCTCACGCGGACCTCGCAGGCCGGCGACCCCTTGTCTGCGTTGGATGACGCTGTAGGCCAAAGTCTGACGATCCGTTACCGGATCTGGGACAACCTCGGGCTTACTGTCCGCGTTTCGCGCGAACTCGCGGCCCTCGCGTACTACAAGCTCAAAGGGTGGATTTGA
- the nagB gene encoding glucosamine-6-phosphate deaminase: MEVIIQPDAHSASIVAARLVSHLLREKPNAVIGLVAGQSPLLLYSELVRKYRDGHIDFSRVTVFTMDDFVGIPSNHPASHTTFIRRHFLDHVNVRPENIHVPDGMAPDIPEHCRAYEEAIRQAGGIDLQILGIGTEGHLGFNEPTSSLGSRMRTKTITPRSRRDFAPQFGGEDRVPKYIMTLGLGTIMEARQCMLLAFGKAKANAIARTIEGPVTAMMPASILQMHPVVKVFLDHQAASLLQNTSYYQWVYDDKPEWQKF; this comes from the coding sequence ATGGAAGTGATCATCCAGCCGGACGCGCACTCGGCCAGCATCGTCGCTGCCCGCTTGGTCTCCCACCTGCTCCGCGAAAAGCCCAACGCGGTCATCGGGCTGGTTGCCGGGCAGTCCCCACTGCTGCTGTACAGCGAGCTGGTGCGTAAATACCGGGACGGACACATCGACTTCAGCCGTGTCACCGTGTTCACGATGGATGATTTTGTCGGTATTCCTTCGAACCATCCGGCATCCCATACGACGTTCATCCGGCGACACTTCCTCGACCACGTCAACGTCCGGCCGGAAAACATCCACGTCCCCGACGGCATGGCCCCCGATATTCCCGAGCACTGCCGCGCCTACGAGGAGGCCATCCGCCAGGCCGGAGGCATCGATTTGCAAATCCTGGGGATCGGCACGGAGGGGCACCTCGGTTTCAATGAGCCTACCTCCTCCCTCGGGTCTCGGATGAGGACCAAGACCATTACGCCCCGATCCCGCCGCGACTTCGCGCCCCAGTTTGGCGGCGAGGACCGAGTGCCGAAGTATATTATGACCTTGGGCCTTGGCACCATCATGGAAGCTCGGCAGTGCATGCTGCTCGCCTTTGGGAAGGCGAAGGCCAACGCCATCGCCCGAACCATCGAAGGGCCCGTCACTGCGATGATGCCCGCGTCGATTTTGCAAATGCACCCCGTTGTCAAGGTGTTTCTTGACCACCAGGCCGCCTCGCTACTGCAGAACACGAGCTATTACCAGTGGGTGTACGACGACAAGCCGGAGTGGCAAAAATTTTAG
- the rplT gene encoding 50S ribosomal protein L20 — translation MPRATNAPASRKRRKRRLALAKGFYGGRSKRFRQATEAVDRAMVLATKHRKERKREYRSLWITRLAAACRPHSLSYSRLIEGLTKAGVALNRKMLSEIAIHDPQGFASIVDLAKAHLKA, via the coding sequence ATGCCGCGAGCGACCAACGCACCTGCATCACGTAAACGCCGCAAACGCCGTCTTGCGCTGGCGAAAGGTTTTTACGGTGGCCGAAGCAAGCGGTTCCGCCAGGCGACCGAGGCCGTTGACCGCGCGATGGTCCTGGCGACCAAGCATCGCAAAGAACGCAAGCGCGAGTATCGATCCCTGTGGATCACTCGGCTCGCCGCCGCCTGCCGTCCGCATTCGCTATCCTACAGCCGCCTGATTGAGGGGTTGACCAAGGCCGGCGTTGCGCTGAACCGCAAGATGCTGTCCGAAATCGCGATCCACGATCCGCAGGGATTCGCGTCCATCGTGGATCTCGCGAAGGCGCACCTGAAGGCCTAA
- the rpmI gene encoding 50S ribosomal protein L35, with translation MPKHKTKKSVLKRFRRTGTGKLLRMNGGKSHLATSKSRKRKRQLRKPSLVPAPFATKLSALMGG, from the coding sequence ATGCCCAAACACAAGACCAAAAAATCCGTGCTCAAGCGATTTCGGCGCACGGGGACGGGAAAGCTGTTGCGCATGAACGGCGGCAAGAGCCACCTTGCAACGAGCAAGTCGCGCAAGCGCAAACGCCAACTGCGGAAACCCTCGTTGGTCCCCGCGCCGTTTGCCACCAAACTGTCCGCACTGATGGGCGGCTGA
- a CDS encoding polysaccharide deacetylase family protein — MSARIPFAEQKSPLRGAVELACGAYPGFIFGLPVSRDILPTFHFHEVTPALLEPALAYLRENGYRTVLADDVARFVRGNGRLPPRAVALTFDDAWASAWTVATPLLRRYEMLAILFVAPGRVPEGSGLRPTLDDPGGPPADVDRSDTPFCTWSELRAMRASGCWDIQAHSYAHAMIFFDSRVTGFVTPAYSPHIHLSPNVGSARSPRFLTAADLGAPLHPMRSRLSDALRYDDEEAREECLSLVRAEGGAAFFERPDWQARLARIARKRRGRTETPAERNAAIREDLAAAKDILESRLGREPVRHLCFPWTIAGSAAERISAEVGYESAYADALGSLRAPRRGGNPYRIMRLKSKFIFNLPGRGRRSFWSLFSKQ; from the coding sequence ATGAGCGCGCGCATTCCGTTTGCCGAACAAAAATCTCCGCTGCGCGGGGCCGTCGAACTGGCGTGCGGCGCCTATCCAGGGTTCATCTTCGGCCTGCCAGTCTCCCGGGACATTCTGCCGACATTCCATTTCCATGAGGTCACACCCGCTCTGCTGGAACCCGCCCTCGCGTATCTGCGGGAGAACGGATACCGCACCGTACTCGCGGACGACGTCGCTCGTTTTGTCCGCGGCAACGGACGTCTGCCGCCGCGCGCAGTCGCCCTGACGTTCGACGACGCGTGGGCCAGTGCGTGGACCGTGGCCACACCGCTGTTGCGGCGATACGAGATGCTGGCGATTTTGTTTGTTGCGCCGGGCCGCGTGCCGGAGGGCAGCGGGCTCCGACCCACGCTCGACGATCCTGGCGGCCCACCCGCCGATGTAGACCGTTCTGACACCCCGTTCTGCACATGGTCGGAACTCCGCGCGATGCGCGCGTCGGGGTGCTGGGACATCCAGGCGCACAGCTACGCTCACGCGATGATTTTCTTCGACAGCCGCGTGACGGGTTTTGTGACACCGGCCTATTCCCCCCATATCCATCTGTCGCCGAATGTGGGCAGCGCGCGATCGCCCCGGTTCTTGACGGCTGCCGATCTCGGCGCACCGCTGCACCCGATGCGGTCTCGTCTTTCGGACGCGCTCCGTTATGACGACGAGGAGGCGCGGGAGGAGTGCCTGTCGCTGGTGCGCGCGGAGGGCGGCGCGGCGTTCTTCGAACGGCCGGACTGGCAGGCTCGGCTTGCCCGAATCGCCCGAAAGCGGCGCGGGCGAACGGAAACTCCCGCGGAGCGAAATGCGGCGATTCGCGAAGACCTTGCCGCTGCGAAAGATATCTTGGAAAGCCGGCTCGGCCGAGAGCCGGTCCGCCATTTGTGTTTTCCCTGGACGATCGCCGGATCAGCGGCAGAGCGGATCTCCGCAGAAGTCGGCTATGAGAGCGCCTACGCCGATGCACTGGGCTCGCTTCGCGCCCCGCGGCGCGGCGGGAACCCATACCGGATTATGCGCCTCAAAAGCAAATTCATCTTCAACCTGCCGGGCCGAGGACGGCGCAGTTTCTGGAGCCTTTTTTCAAAGCAATGA
- the panC gene encoding pantoate--beta-alanine ligase — protein MKLIHQPAEMQTWALAQRQAGVSVGFVPTMGYLHEGHLSLVRLARARADVTVVSIFVNPTQFGPNEDFDSYPRDLERDERLCREAGVDVVFAPAAEDMYAVDASVSVTESRLASGLCGASRPGHFTGVCTVVAKLFNLVQPSVAVFGEKDAQQLRVIRRMVRDLNFPVEIVAGPIVREPDGLAMSSRNARLKPEERAQAVCLRRALDAVERAFAAGERDADALRKIARGVIEHAPLARVDYIEIVDDESLEPVLLIERPALCALAVHFPSARLIDNTVLKV, from the coding sequence ATGAAACTCATCCATCAACCGGCCGAGATGCAAACCTGGGCTCTTGCGCAGCGCCAGGCGGGCGTATCCGTAGGTTTCGTGCCCACGATGGGCTATTTGCACGAAGGGCACCTCTCGCTCGTGCGGCTCGCCCGTGCCCGCGCGGATGTGACGGTCGTCAGCATATTCGTCAATCCGACGCAGTTCGGCCCCAACGAGGATTTTGACAGTTATCCGCGCGACCTTGAACGAGACGAGCGGTTGTGCCGGGAGGCGGGTGTCGACGTGGTGTTTGCGCCGGCTGCGGAAGACATGTACGCGGTGGATGCCAGCGTCAGCGTGACGGAGTCACGGCTGGCCTCCGGCCTCTGCGGCGCGTCGCGTCCGGGCCACTTTACCGGTGTCTGCACGGTCGTCGCCAAGCTCTTCAATCTGGTCCAGCCCTCCGTAGCGGTCTTCGGCGAAAAGGACGCCCAGCAGCTCCGTGTGATCCGCCGTATGGTGCGCGACCTGAATTTTCCCGTAGAGATTGTCGCCGGCCCGATCGTCCGCGAACCGGACGGCCTGGCGATGAGCTCGCGGAATGCGCGCCTGAAGCCCGAGGAGCGCGCCCAAGCCGTTTGCCTCCGGCGTGCGCTTGACGCGGTGGAGAGGGCCTTCGCGGCTGGCGAGCGCGACGCGGACGCGCTGAGAAAGATCGCGCGCGGAGTCATCGAGCACGCGCCTCTAGCCCGCGTGGATTACATCGAGATTGTCGACGATGAATCCCTTGAGCCCGTCCTGCTAATCGAACGGCCCGCGCTTTGTGCGCTGGCCGTCCATTTCCCGTCCGCGCGACTGATCGACAATACCGTGCTCAAGGTCTAG
- the rsmI gene encoding 16S rRNA (cytidine(1402)-2'-O)-methyltransferase, translated as MTARAPADTGAEDGALAPGLYVVGTPIGNLLDITLRALDTLRRASLILAEDTRQTRILLDRHGIRVPLLSAHKFNEAARIDSALARLRAGAAVALVTDSGTPAVSDPGARLVAACRAAGFPVFVVPGPSAATAAVSAAGIATRGFVFGGFLPAKSAARRRALATLGQPGLPLVLFESPHRLLKLLDDLEAVWGAPRVYIGRELTKRFEEHLVGTPAELRAALGCRSIRGELTLVVVPGPMPETEGPELDADEADLPSGSGDEMD; from the coding sequence ATGACCGCGCGCGCGCCGGCGGACACGGGCGCCGAAGACGGGGCGCTGGCGCCGGGTCTTTACGTCGTGGGTACGCCGATCGGCAATCTGCTGGACATCACGCTGCGCGCCCTCGACACGCTCCGCCGCGCATCGCTCATCCTCGCGGAGGATACGCGACAAACCCGCATTCTGCTCGACCGACACGGGATCCGTGTGCCGCTGCTCAGCGCCCACAAATTCAACGAAGCGGCCCGGATTGACAGCGCGCTGGCCCGCCTGCGCGCCGGGGCGGCCGTCGCGCTCGTCACCGATTCGGGGACACCCGCAGTTTCCGATCCCGGTGCGCGACTCGTTGCAGCCTGCCGCGCCGCCGGCTTTCCGGTCTTCGTGGTGCCGGGGCCTTCTGCGGCGACAGCCGCTGTCTCCGCCGCTGGCATCGCGACGCGCGGCTTCGTGTTTGGCGGATTTCTTCCGGCGAAATCCGCCGCCCGCCGCCGCGCCCTCGCCACGCTCGGTCAGCCCGGGTTACCCCTTGTGCTGTTCGAGTCGCCCCACCGCCTGCTCAAGCTGCTCGATGACCTCGAGGCCGTGTGGGGCGCCCCCCGTGTGTATATAGGCCGAGAGCTGACCAAGCGATTCGAGGAGCACCTGGTCGGAACGCCCGCCGAACTCCGCGCCGCGTTGGGTTGTCGCTCGATCCGCGGGGAGCTGACACTCGTTGTCGTTCCTGGTCCGATGCCAGAGACTGAAGGGCCGGAACTGGACGCCGATGAGGCGGACCTACCGTCCGGCTCCGGGGACGAGATGGACTAG
- a CDS encoding response regulator transcription factor yields MKTAGPKFESGTAKKRILIVDDHPIVRQGIRALLEQQPDLVVCAEAESAGEALQALLKHKPDLVIVDISLKGHDGIELTKWVRAQDKRLPVLVLSMHDENLYAERALRAGAQGYLMKVEVGEKIVEAVRKVLAGEIYLNEKLGQSLLHEMTVRGAVSPEESPIRLLSDRELEVFRLIGQGHSTREIAQMLHLSVKTIETYRAHIKEKLGLSTAAQLVRSAIRWVGT; encoded by the coding sequence ATGAAAACGGCGGGCCCAAAATTCGAGTCCGGAACGGCGAAAAAACGCATCTTGATTGTGGACGACCACCCCATCGTGCGACAGGGGATACGAGCGCTCCTGGAACAGCAGCCAGATTTGGTGGTCTGCGCGGAGGCGGAGTCCGCCGGCGAGGCGCTGCAGGCACTTCTGAAGCACAAACCCGACCTCGTCATCGTGGACATCTCGCTCAAGGGCCACGATGGGATCGAGCTGACCAAATGGGTCCGTGCGCAGGACAAGCGGCTGCCTGTCTTGGTCCTGTCAATGCACGACGAGAACCTCTATGCCGAGCGCGCCCTTCGCGCCGGCGCGCAAGGCTATCTGATGAAGGTGGAGGTGGGCGAAAAGATCGTCGAGGCCGTGCGCAAGGTGCTCGCCGGTGAAATCTATTTGAATGAAAAGCTCGGCCAGTCGCTGCTCCACGAGATGACCGTTCGCGGGGCCGTTTCGCCGGAGGAATCGCCGATCCGACTGTTGAGCGATCGCGAACTCGAGGTGTTCCGGCTGATCGGCCAGGGCCACAGCACGCGCGAAATCGCCCAGATGCTGCACCTCAGCGTCAAGACCATCGAGACCTACCGCGCGCACATCAAGGAAAAGCTCGGCTTGTCCACTGCCGCGCAACTGGTGCGCAGCGCCATCCGCTGGGTCGGCACATGA